One Amaranthus tricolor cultivar Red isolate AtriRed21 chromosome 1, ASM2621246v1, whole genome shotgun sequence DNA window includes the following coding sequences:
- the LOC130813794 gene encoding uncharacterized protein LOC130813794: MVLGKDHRGLVVGIGGIRVVLKKAFGKECVATQSRTMLPEEVATLRREITIGVLDKVAFVLQKMGAPIVDLANMIFEDQQSQHGDPKASIERTPEAITPVAQNPTPQSITTPEAQNPTLKTVNSATQIPEPTPEPVVKETTPCSLLLPQLGVANGGDLTEVAYGVAQPTKESQWW; the protein is encoded by the exons atggtcttagggaaagaccatagagggcTGGTAGTCGGAATAGGAGGTATCCGCGTGGTGTTAAAGAAGGccttcggcaaagagtgtgtcgcTACTCAATCTAGAACAATGCTACCTGAAGAAGTAGCGACCCTCAGAAGGGAAATTACGATTGGCGTTCTCGACAAAGTTGCATTCgttttgcagaagatgggagcacccattgtagACTTGGCAAATATGATTttcgaggatcagcaaagtcaacatggggatcctaaggcTTCGATCGAGCGAACACCCGAGGCCATTActcccgttgctcaaaatccaaCACCCCAGTCCATTACTACCCCTGAAGCTCAAAATCCTACACTGAAGACCGTGAACTCCGCTACTCAAATTcctgagccaacacccgagcctgtggtaaag GAgacgactccttgttctctattgttgcctcagttaggtgtggCCAATGGTGgtgacttaactgaggttgcatatggtgttgcacagccaaccaaagagagCCAATGGTGGTGA
- the LOC130813779 gene encoding auxin-induced protein PCNT115-like, whose protein sequence is MTSPLTHTMKLGSQGLEVSAQGLGCMGMSAYYGPPKPEEQMIQLIHHAVNSGITFLDTSDFYGPHTNEILIGKALKGGIREKVQLATKFGIKIVDGKIEVHGDPAYVRAACEASLKRLEVEYIDLYYQHRIDTRIPIEVTMGELKKLVEEGKIKYIGLSEASASTIRRAHAVHPITAVQMEWSLWSRDIEEEIVPTCRELGIGIVPYSPLGRGFFAMGPTMVESFEGDHRENLPRFQAENMEHNKQIYERVSEMAGRKGCTTSQLALAWVHHQGNDVCPIPGTSKLNNLNQNIAALSVKLTPQEMAELESYASADKVKGHRAWNPTYSWENSDTPPLSSWKK, encoded by the exons ATGACTTCACCACTTACGCATACCATGAAGTTGGGTTCACAAGGTTTAGAAGTATCGGCTCAAGGTTTAGGATGTATGGGAATGTCTGCTTATTATGGTCCTCCAAAACCTGAGGAACAAATGATACAGCTAATTCACCATGCTGTTAATTCTGGTATCACTTTTCTCGACACTTCCGACTTTTATGGACCTCATACTAATGAGATCCTTATCGGAAAG GCTCTCAAAGGAGGGATTAGAGAAAAGGTACAATTGGCCACTAAATTTGGGATTAAAATCGTTGATGGTAAGATTGAGGTTCATGGAGATCCTGCCTATGTGAGAGCGGCTTGTGAAGCTAGTTTAAAAAGGCTTGAAGTCGAATACATCGACCTTTATTATCAGCATCGGATTGATACTCGTATTCCTATTGAAGTAACG ATGGGGGAACTTAAAAAACTTGTTGAGGAGGGAAAGATTAAATACATTGGTTTATCAGAAGCATCTGCATCGACTATCAGGCGAGCACACGCTGTCCATCCCATAACTGCCGTGCAAATGGAATGGTCTTTGTGGTCACGAGATATTGAGGAAGAAATTGTGCCTACTTGCAG AGAACTTGGAATTGGGATTGTTCCATATAGCCCTTTAGGTCGTGGATTCTTTGCAATGGGGCCTACGATGGTAGAATCCTTTGAAGGTGATCATCGAGAG AATCTGCCAAGATTCCAAGCAGAAAACATGGAGCATAACAAACAAATATATGAAAGAGTGAGTGAAATGGCTGGAAGAAAAGGGTGCACCACATCACAACTAGCTCTAGCATGGGTTCATCATCAAGGAAATGACGTATGCCCAATTCCAGGAACAAGCAAGCTAAACAATCTAAACCAAAATATTGCAGCCTTATCAGTCAAACTTACTCCTCAAGAAATGGCTGAACTTGAGTCTTATGCATCAGCTGATAAAGTTAAGGGTCATAGAGCATGGAACCCTACTTATTCTTGGGAGAACTCAGACACTCCCCCGTTGTCTTCTTGGAAGAAATAG
- the LOC130813772 gene encoding uncharacterized protein LOC130813772: protein MKILYLCQFLSAAGLNSKSAIVCNDYIDVVVPSLSIHNKISHCLYFRNYLLVPISSMDHPPYIPHNPCSASSSDEEPEEYHPYQKDGLIAAYEYSHIFNVFEGSKETVYYVRVDMPGVPEGSVRVFKNSQRKMISFQGRAPILWSNCEASDRFYAGYVLFDKDPDQIKIGFGIVNGCFRMWFTPCVAQLCFLDTKNDDQRFDHDDDDPADQVLEGFERLRNCTTFIEHAPEEATGIKLKGGKQVDLNPFQISGVKGVYEDKIIKIGNELYVYVRVDVPTVQQCVIKEIANRCLVFNADAVVYDSRCDGRLRSFMGLLAAKCNCCLYELVRYDFRDGVIRFLARKIDDRVAGSTIPSTNIHFCEPPETCSIRGLIVRKD, encoded by the exons atgaaaatattatatttgtgTCAATTTTTATCGGCTGCTGGTTTGAATTCTAAATCCGCCATTGTTTGTAATGACTATATTGATGTTGTAGTTCCCTCTCTCTCTATACATAATAAGATCAGTCATTGTCTTTATTTTCGTAATTATCTTCTTGTCCCCATCTCGTCAATGGATCATCCGCCTTATATTCCTCACAATCCTTGTTCCGCTTCTTCCTCTG ATGAAGAACCAGAAGAATATCATCCGTACCAAAAAGACGGTCTAATAGCAGCGTATGAATATAGTCATATATTCAACGTATTCGAAGGTTCGAAGGAAACTGTATATTACGTTCGCGTAGACATGCCAGGAGTTCCAGAAGGTTCCGTTAGAGTTTTCAAGAACAGTCAACGTAAAATGATAAGTTTCCAAGGAAGAGCCCCTATATTATGGTCTAATTGCGAAGCTTCTGATAGATTTTACGCAGGTTATGTTCTCTTTGATAAAGATCctgatcaaattaaaattggttttggaattgtgAATGGTTGTTTTCGTATGTGGTTCACTCCCTGTGTGGCTCAACTCTGTTTTCTTGATACTAAAAATGATGATCAACGATttgatcatgatgatgatgatccag CTGATCAAGTTTTAGAAGGTTTTGAGCGTCTACGTAATTGCACTACGTTCATTGAACATGCTCCTGAGGAAGCAACTG GGATAAAACTGAAGGGAGGAAAGCAAGTGGACTTGAATCCATTTCAGATAAGTGGGGTGAAAGGAGTATACGAAGACAAAATCATTAAGATTGGTAATGAGTTGTATGTGTATGTGCGAGTGGATGTTCCAACGGTTCAGCAGTGCGTTATCAAAGAGATTGCAAATAGATGTCTTGTATTTAATGCTGATGCGGTTGTTTACGACTCCCGCTGCGATGGGCGACTACGAAGTTTCATGGGTTTGTTGGCTGCTAAGTGCAATTGTTGTCTGTACGAGCTCGTTCGATACGATTTTAGAGATGGTGTTATACGATTCTTAGCTCGTAAAATCGATGATAGAGTCGCCGGCAGTACTATCCCATCGACGAACATTCATTTTTGTGAACCTCCCGAAACTTGTTCTATTCGGGGTCTCATTGTGCGAAAGGATTAG